The segment CGCTTGGAAGTCGTTCTTCATCAGCCAACTGGCCAGCAGCTCGGGTTCGGTCAGGGCCCGCCAAACCTTCCCGGGCGGATGCGGCAGAAACTCTTCGACCTCGATGGTTTCCAGTTGTTCACTCATTGCTTGTCCTCAATGTTGTTCAATGTGATCATCCTAATTTCCGAGGGGGACATCGGCGGGGAGATCAAATACCCCTGGGCTGTATTGCAGCCCAGGTCCCGTAAGATATCCAATTGCTCCTGGCGCTCCACTCCTTCGGCGGTGACCCGGACTCCCATGGCGTTGAGGGTTTGAATCAAACCCCGGACCATCGTCTCAGTGTGCGGCTCGCTGTCGATATCTCGGATGAAGGCCTTGTCGATTTTTAGCGTCGTCAGCGGGAGGGCCCGGAGCATGGCCCAGGACGAATAGGCACTCCCGTAGTCGTCCAACGCCACACCGACGCCCATACTGATCAGTTCCCGCAACTGCGATGCCGCAGACGGCACGTCCGCTATCGCCCTTCCTTCGGTGATCTCAATTTCAAGCATCCGGGCGGGAATTCCATGCCGGTTGACGGCGGCCCGGATGTCGGCCGGAAGAGTTCCGGCCGCGAACTGGACCGGAGAGACATTTATGGCGATTTTCCGGGGTGTCCCGGCGTCTATCCAGGACCGCGACTGGGCACAGGCTTGGTCGAGGACCCATGCACCGATCCTGAGGATCTCCCCTGTGTGTTCGGCGAGGGGGATGAACTCGTCAGGTGCCACCGGACCGATTTCCCGATCATGCCAGCGCAAAAGCGCTTCGACGCCGGCGTCGCCGCCCGTCGCGAGGTCCAAAACAGCTTGGTAGTGGAGCGTCAGTGCCGAGTCGTCGATGGCGGAGGGCAGCCGACGCCGGATGTGCGCCTGCCGTGCGAACGGTGCGGGTTCCTGGCAAGGTCCGATGCGTCCGATGCGTCGCTTGCCTTCCTGCTTTGCCCGGAGCATCGCCCCGTCGGCATGCCTGAGCAGGACTTCAGCTCCGGCTAGCATGTCCTCTTCGATGATGTCGATTCCCAGGGCCACGCCGATCGTCGCGCTGATGTTCAGCTCGCAACCGTCATGGCGGAAGGGCTCCACCAGGCTCTCCAGGATGCCGTCCGCCACCGCGAAGGCGGAGGCTTCATCGACGTCGGTGAGAAGGACTGCGAACTCGTCGCCACCCAAGCGCATCAAGGTGCCCTTGGGTCCGACGCTGCGCGTCAGGCGGCGGGCGAACTCTATGAGGACAGCGTCCCCGGCACGATGGCCGTAAGTGTCGTTGACCCCTTTGAAATCGTCAAGGTCGATAAAGAGGATCCCGACGCCGGGAAGCCCCGCCGCCGCAGTGACGTCTGGGCAAAGCTCTTCAAGCATTCGTCGATTGGGCAATCCCGTCAGCGGGT is part of the Arthrobacter methylotrophus genome and harbors:
- a CDS encoding putative bifunctional diguanylate cyclase/phosphodiesterase, producing the protein MPFLLRPRPSRLGDLGVAAMVVSGTVSAADIDAMFRNDRNLRAIAIEQDGTFGLLTREQLEFMLTGRLGYGRALNSRRIASELLPPTSSSMAADMDLQSAAQAVLERPEYQRYQDLLVLGADGPRVVTVSDIFAAVSALFRHASLHDPLTGLPNRRMLEELCPDVTAAAGLPGVGILFIDLDDFKGVNDTYGHRAGDAVLIEFARRLTRSVGPKGTLMRLGGDEFAVLLTDVDEASAFAVADGILESLVEPFRHDGCELNISATIGVALGIDIIEEDMLAGAEVLLRHADGAMLRAKQEGKRRIGRIGPCQEPAPFARQAHIRRRLPSAIDDSALTLHYQAVLDLATGGDAGVEALLRWHDREIGPVAPDEFIPLAEHTGEILRIGAWVLDQACAQSRSWIDAGTPRKIAINVSPVQFAAGTLPADIRAAVNRHGIPARMLEIEITEGRAIADVPSAASQLRELISMGVGVALDDYGSAYSSWAMLRALPLTTLKIDKAFIRDIDSEPHTETMVRGLIQTLNAMGVRVTAEGVERQEQLDILRDLGCNTAQGYLISPPMSPSEIRMITLNNIEDKQ